The Pseudanabaena galeata CCNP1313 genome includes a region encoding these proteins:
- a CDS encoding AAA family ATPase: MSNDKDSFKDKFAFKVEGFESLVDDVKQLLNLDQLIDLAQKLDEKQKSGEIHTEVNVTSRPLSSIPRRGNIPRSPRAATATGGSSEVTSPDVVKPEKDNSPTEKPQAISELVGGLGDTLAQLRDLVEIPLKRPDILVKLGLEPPKGVLLVGPPGTGKTLTARSLATLLGVNYIAIVGPEIISKYYGEAETRLRQVFEKAAKSSPCLIFIDEIDALVPNRANVEGEVEKRLVAQLLGLMDGFAETKGVIVLAATNRPDAIDPALRRPGRFDREIIFPIPDRHARREILEIHTRSMPLTDDVDLDEIADRAYGYVGADIKGLCQVAATNALRRQVTSVADIPENLDVNRADFEFALKQVHPAVLRSLQIQVPTVQWAEIGGLAKVKQTLQEAVAGALVDPALYAHTRAKATRGVLLYGPPGTGKTLLAKAIATQAQANFIAVAGSELLTKWVGASEQSIRQLFAQARQAAPCVIFIDEIDTLAPARGSYQGDSGVSDRVIGQLLTELDGLQSAEGLLVIGATNRRDFIDPALLRSGRIELHMMVDLPDRDSRSSILEVHNRDRPLDDHLNLDVWADRTENWNGADLAFLSNRAAIFAIRRHQRDASNLLENLKITSEDFEQAFAELLEQRN, translated from the coding sequence ACTTCCCGTCCATTGTCCAGCATTCCCCGACGCGGTAATATTCCCCGATCGCCTCGTGCTGCGACGGCAACAGGGGGGAGCAGTGAAGTCACTTCCCCTGATGTGGTCAAACCCGAAAAAGATAATTCTCCAACCGAGAAACCACAGGCGATTTCTGAACTCGTGGGCGGATTAGGTGATACCTTAGCGCAGTTACGTGATTTAGTTGAAATTCCCCTAAAACGTCCTGATATTTTAGTTAAATTAGGGCTAGAACCACCTAAAGGCGTTCTGCTCGTTGGTCCCCCCGGTACTGGCAAAACTCTAACGGCGCGATCGCTGGCAACTCTGTTGGGCGTAAATTACATTGCGATCGTGGGGCCAGAAATCATTAGTAAATACTATGGGGAAGCCGAAACTCGGTTGCGACAGGTTTTCGAGAAAGCAGCAAAATCTTCACCCTGTTTGATTTTTATCGATGAAATTGATGCTCTCGTTCCCAATCGCGCCAATGTCGAAGGAGAAGTGGAAAAGCGTCTCGTAGCACAATTACTAGGCTTAATGGATGGATTTGCCGAGACTAAAGGCGTAATCGTGTTAGCCGCTACCAATCGCCCCGATGCGATCGATCCTGCCCTCCGTCGTCCCGGCCGATTTGATCGCGAGATTATTTTCCCCATACCCGACCGCCATGCACGGCGTGAAATTCTGGAAATCCATACGCGATCGATGCCTTTGACTGATGATGTGGATTTAGATGAGATTGCTGATCGCGCCTATGGTTATGTGGGAGCAGATATTAAGGGACTTTGCCAAGTGGCGGCGACTAATGCTTTGCGGCGACAAGTAACCAGTGTGGCGGATATTCCTGAAAACCTTGATGTGAATCGTGCCGATTTTGAATTTGCGTTAAAGCAGGTTCACCCCGCCGTATTGCGATCGCTGCAAATTCAAGTTCCTACTGTGCAATGGGCTGAAATCGGTGGACTGGCGAAAGTTAAGCAAACCCTTCAAGAAGCGGTAGCAGGCGCATTAGTTGATCCTGCACTCTATGCCCATACCCGTGCTAAGGCAACCCGTGGAGTATTACTCTATGGCCCCCCAGGGACAGGCAAGACTTTACTGGCTAAAGCGATCGCCACTCAAGCCCAAGCAAATTTTATTGCGGTTGCGGGTTCGGAACTGCTAACGAAATGGGTGGGAGCTTCCGAACAATCGATTAGACAGTTATTTGCTCAAGCACGTCAGGCGGCTCCCTGCGTCATATTTATTGATGAGATCGATACGCTTGCACCTGCAAGGGGGAGCTATCAAGGTGACAGTGGTGTGAGCGATCGCGTGATTGGTCAGTTACTAACTGAGCTGGATGGCTTGCAATCGGCTGAAGGACTATTGGTAATTGGCGCAACCAATCGCCGTGATTTTATCGATCCTGCACTATTGCGATCGGGTCGCATCGAATTGCATATGATGGTCGATTTACCAGATCGCGACAGCCGCAGTTCGATTTTAGAAGTACATAATCGCGATCGCCCCCTTGATGATCATCTTAATTTAGATGTTTGGGCTGACCGTACCGAAAATTGGAATGGAGCCGATCTCGCTTTTCTAAGTAATCGCGCCGCTATTTTTGCAATCCGTCGTCATCAGCGTGATGCTTCTAATCTGCTTGAAAATCTCAAGATTACCAGTGAAGATTTTGAGCAAGCTTTTGCCGAACTTCTCGAACAACGGAATTAA
- the rpsR gene encoding 30S ribosomal protein S18, giving the protein MNSSFYRKRLSPIAPAAKIDYKDVELLRKYITERGKILPRRITGLTAKQQRALTTAIKQARVVALLPFINKEG; this is encoded by the coding sequence ATGAACTCCTCTTTTTATCGTAAGCGCCTCTCTCCGATCGCGCCTGCTGCCAAAATCGACTATAAAGATGTCGAATTACTGCGTAAGTACATCACCGAACGAGGCAAAATCTTGCCTCGTCGTATTACAGGTTTAACTGCAAAGCAGCAACGCGCATTGACCACAGCGATTAAGCAAGCTCGTGTAGTTGCTTTGTTGCCTTTCATCAACAAAGAAGGCTAA
- the rpmG gene encoding 50S ribosomal protein L33, with amino-acid sequence MAKNKGVRLVITLECTECRSNANKRSPGVSRYTTMKNRRNTTARLELKKFCPHCNSHTVHKEIK; translated from the coding sequence ATGGCTAAAAACAAAGGTGTCCGTCTCGTTATTACACTAGAGTGCACCGAATGTCGCTCCAATGCCAATAAGCGATCGCCTGGTGTATCTCGTTATACGACCATGAAAAATCGTCGTAATACCACCGCAAGGTTAGAACTCAAAAAGTTCTGTCCCCATTGCAACTCCCACACTGTTCACAAAGAAATCAAATAG